Proteins found in one Dethiosulfovibrio salsuginis genomic segment:
- the fic gene encoding protein adenylyltransferase Fic yields MNKISIRFFDDREVRAVWDDEHAKWWFSVLDIVGVLRGVDDYEKNRNYWKYLKSKLRREGNQLGSVTTQFKFTAPDGKKRAANVLDYKGIIELAKNFPSKQVNRFIEWFTYSDETIDGKSKSKAYALFDSSLLDTLEVGTVKGLQQIHGYLFGGLYDFAGQIRELNIAKGNFRFAPVQFLENTLRKIERMPESTFDEIADKYVEMNVAHPFMEGNGRSMRIWLDLILKKNLCLCVEWSKINKRDYLDGMRESTIDTGRIKALLKNALTDKIDDREVFMKGVDYSYYYEQEDDISGGDGE; encoded by the coding sequence ATGAATAAGATATCGATTCGGTTTTTTGACGACCGCGAAGTCCGCGCCGTGTGGGACGATGAACACGCCAAATGGTGGTTCTCAGTGCTGGATATTGTCGGCGTTCTGCGCGGTGTTGACGATTACGAGAAAAACCGAAATTATTGGAAATATTTGAAATCAAAGCTGAGGCGCGAGGGCAATCAACTGGGTAGCGTGACTACCCAGTTCAAATTTACCGCGCCTGACGGCAAAAAACGTGCCGCGAATGTTCTGGATTATAAAGGTATCATTGAACTTGCCAAAAATTTCCCAAGCAAACAGGTCAATCGTTTTATCGAGTGGTTCACATACAGCGATGAAACGATTGACGGCAAGAGCAAGTCAAAAGCCTACGCGCTGTTTGACAGTTCTTTGCTTGACACTCTTGAAGTCGGTACGGTCAAAGGCTTGCAGCAGATACACGGTTATCTGTTCGGTGGCTTGTATGACTTTGCGGGGCAAATCCGCGAGCTGAATATCGCAAAGGGCAATTTCCGTTTCGCGCCTGTGCAGTTTTTGGAAAACACGCTAAGAAAGATTGAGCGAATGCCGGAAAGCACATTTGACGAGATTGCGGACAAATACGTTGAAATGAATGTTGCTCACCCTTTTATGGAGGGCAACGGCAGAAGTATGCGTATCTGGCTCGACCTGATTTTGAAAAAAAACCTGTGCCTGTGTGTGGAATGGAGCAAAATCAACAAGCGCGACTATCTGGACGGGATGCGCGAAAGCACAATTGACACGGGGAGGATTAAAGCGTTGCTAAAAAACGCTTTGACAGATAAAATCGATGACCGCGAAGTCTTTATGAAAGGAGTGGACTACTCGTATTACTACGAGCAAGAGGACGATATTTCGGGAGGTGATGGCGAATGA
- a CDS encoding restriction endonuclease, whose product MGKYSPDWAISFKKGTVKHIFFIAETKGTMDSLELRPIEQAKISCAKKLFTEISTNGVKYHEVDSYQSLLMVMETL is encoded by the coding sequence GTGGGCAAATACTCCCCGGACTGGGCGATTTCGTTCAAGAAAGGTACTGTGAAGCATATTTTCTTCATCGCCGAAACCAAAGGCACAATGGACAGCCTCGAACTGCGACCGATAGAACAAGCGAAGATATCCTGTGCCAAGAAGCTGTTCACTGAGATAAGCACCAACGGTGTTAAGTACCACGAGGTGGACAGCTACCAAAGTCTGCTTATGGTGATGGAAACGCTGTAA